From a region of the Alnus glutinosa chromosome 1, dhAlnGlut1.1, whole genome shotgun sequence genome:
- the LOC133858672 gene encoding uncharacterized protein LOC133858672 isoform X1: protein MEMEADKKSLSYYRILGVRTESSMEEIRRAYRKLAMQWHPDRWARTPSLLGEAKRKFQQIQEAYSVLSNQRKRTLYDSGLYDPDDEEDEGFYDFVQEMVSLMEQTRREDKNYSVEELQSMLLEMAQGFESPAWFCGPSIAEDSRCSKRTRWQSNPMAIRGSHLHTSGLQMFGSSGYCNFHRSPLEKRQY from the exons ATGGAGATGGAGGCTGACAAGAAATCGCTATCTTATTATCGAATTCTTGGTGTCAGGACGGAATCGTCTATGGAAGAAATAAGGCGGGCTTATCGCAAGCTTGCTATG CAATGGCATCCGGATAGATGGGCAAGGACCCCTTCTCTTCTGGGTGAAGCTAAACGAAAATTCCAGCAGATCCAAGAAGCCTACTCAG TGTTGTCAAACCAGAGGAAGAGGACACTGTACGACTCGGGGTTATATGACcctgatgatgaagaagatgag GGCTTTTACGATTTTGTGCAAGAAATGGTGTCTCTCATGGAACAGACCAGGAGAGAG GATAAGAATTATAGCGTGGAGGAGCTACAGAGCATGCTTTTGGAGATGGCCCAAGGATTCGAGTCTCCTGCCTGGTTTTGTGGACCGTCAATTGCCGAAGATTCCAGATGCTCGAAGAGAACACGTTGGCAGAGCAATCCAATGGCAATCAGAGGCTCACATTTGCACACATCTGGCCTGCAGATGTTTGGAAGCAGCGGTTATTGCAATTTTCACCGTTCCCCTCTAGAAAAGAGACAATACTAG
- the LOC133858672 gene encoding uncharacterized protein LOC133858672 isoform X2, translated as MEEIRRAYRKLAMQWHPDRWARTPSLLGEAKRKFQQIQEAYSVLSNQRKRTLYDSGLYDPDDEEDEGFYDFVQEMVSLMEQTRREDKNYSVEELQSMLLEMAQGFESPAWFCGPSIAEDSRCSKRTRWQSNPMAIRGSHLHTSGLQMFGSSGYCNFHRSPLEKRQY; from the exons ATGGAAGAAATAAGGCGGGCTTATCGCAAGCTTGCTATG CAATGGCATCCGGATAGATGGGCAAGGACCCCTTCTCTTCTGGGTGAAGCTAAACGAAAATTCCAGCAGATCCAAGAAGCCTACTCAG TGTTGTCAAACCAGAGGAAGAGGACACTGTACGACTCGGGGTTATATGACcctgatgatgaagaagatgag GGCTTTTACGATTTTGTGCAAGAAATGGTGTCTCTCATGGAACAGACCAGGAGAGAG GATAAGAATTATAGCGTGGAGGAGCTACAGAGCATGCTTTTGGAGATGGCCCAAGGATTCGAGTCTCCTGCCTGGTTTTGTGGACCGTCAATTGCCGAAGATTCCAGATGCTCGAAGAGAACACGTTGGCAGAGCAATCCAATGGCAATCAGAGGCTCACATTTGCACACATCTGGCCTGCAGATGTTTGGAAGCAGCGGTTATTGCAATTTTCACCGTTCCCCTCTAGAAAAGAGACAATACTAG